A section of the Halichoerus grypus chromosome 11, mHalGry1.hap1.1, whole genome shotgun sequence genome encodes:
- the LOC144379490 gene encoding uncharacterized protein LOC144379490, with protein sequence MWISQFQGQCLKKSESNTAQQARSKVSKLSSSYHHHHHHHHHHHHHYHQSYCHHHHHHHYTTTITTTTITVINTTIPDTITTTTTITNTNTIITTIITTTTITIINTTILNTNTITTTTTITNTTTTNINTIITTTIINTTTITTTTTTITNTTIITTIQPLSMSADYVSRRIYST encoded by the coding sequence ATGTGGATTTCTCAATTCCAGGGACAATGTCTCAAGAAATCTGAGTCAAATACTGCTCAACAAGCAAGAAGTAAGGTTTCTAAACTGTCTTCCagttaccatcaccatcatcatcatcaccaccaccaccaccatcactaccatcaatCCTactgccatcaccaccaccaccatcactacaccaccaccatcaccaccactaccatcaccgTCATCAACACCACCATCCCTGACACCATCACcactactaccaccatcaccaacaccaacaccatcatcaccactatcatcaccaccaccaccatcaccatcatcaacaccACCATCCTCAacaccaacaccatcaccactaccaccaccatcaccaacaccaCCACTACCAACATCAATACCATAatcaccactaccatcatcaACACCACCACGAtcaccaccaccacgaccaccatCACCaataccaccatcatcaccaccattcaACCATTATCTATGAGTGCCGACTATGTATCTCGCAGGATCTACTCTACATAG